The Penicillium digitatum chromosome 6, complete sequence genome contains the following window.
CAACTCATATATCACGAGGTTAGTCGTCTATAGCACTACTGCACCGAACCAAGTCCCTAGTGCTGCTAAGCCTTGGTACTGCAGCACCGAACTAAAGGCCTGGTGCTGCCGTAGCACTGGTGCTGCGTGACTTGTCAAGGCCTAGTCTCTAGGGCATTGAAGTGTGGGCTTTTCTCCTCACTCTCCTTGTCACCACTCGGTTCATTGCCGTCGTGCTCTGAAGTAGCCCGGACAAAAGTCATGGTAATATGCAACGAGAAGCGGAAATCACGGGTTGAAAAATGAAcaaaaaagaggaaactCAGCAACATGATAACATGAAAATCCGGGGACTAGATCAAATGATACAATGGCCGTCGCGCGACAGGCACCAGGGGATGCATGTTGATCCTATCCTACTTTTTCTCCGGTATTTACAGAACTAATCGTTGCGATCGCCGTCGCAAGACAATGCTCCTGTGTTGTCGTCTCTTGGTTTCTATACTCTTGATTGGCTGGACTATAATCACACACCAGTCCCGAGACAGCTAGCGTACACATGGGTACACTAATCCAACTAACATCCCGCATCAGTTTCGACATGTCTGCCAACGTCTGTCTTACATCTCTTCTGTCGAACATTTACCTTAACTGTTTATATTCCTGTATTTTTACATTTAGGTACAAAAATGATCACAAATCGCCCCGCTACTCTGGCCGATATCCCACAAGTTCGGGATATCAACCACTGGTACATTGTTAACAGCTGTTCCACTTTTGCGACTACCCCACCACCGATATCCCACTATGAGGACATCCTCCGGGATTTGATGAGAAGAAACCTTCCATTTTATGTCGTCGTGTCTGATACGCGGAAGACACCAGATGGAGCAGATTTAATTCTTGGTTACGCGTATTTGTCTCCTTTCCGTGGTCATTTACTGTCCTATGCACCGTCCGTTGAGGTGTCGATCTTCATGCGCTATGACCAGCAGCAATATGGCTATGGAACAATTATTCTTAGAAGGCTCTTGCGCCTGGTACAGGAGGGTGAAGTTGAACATCACTGTGAGGAAAGAGTGGGCGATATTCCACGGATTGGATTTGGTAGCTCTGTGGGTGTTATGAAGACTTCTCTTGTTCAGAATATCATTGCGATCATACCGTATGACACTGAGGCTCCCACTGATGGGGAGAGACTGCGGAAATGGTACATGAAATGGGGGTTTGTGGAGAAAGGGCAGTTGGAAAACGTTGGGAGAAAGATGGGTCATTGGTAAGTCGCTTAATATGGTAGAACTGATAGATTTGCCCGACTGACGGCTTCCTTTAGGATTGATACTGTCTATCTTCAATGGACAATGCCAGAGCCAACAGACAGTGTGTAACTTGGCGtcagccaaaaaaaatcccagTTAGTGCAGAAACAAAATAGCCTGGAGAGAGATGAGAGTGCATATTCATATTCATTGCATACTCAAGCACTAGGCTAGTGAAACATCTCAGATAACACAAACGAATGACCCGCGAATGGCGGGGTTTCCCCATAACACCTCTATATCATTTAGATAAATTCCCTCTCCCTGCCTAGGTCGGGGTCAGTGACGCCGGGAAATTACGGAAGTGGGCTCCCCTATTCTCAACTTGTAAAGAATTTGTCAAGGATCTCGTTCTAGTTCCACGAAATAACCTCCAAGCATGACATGTTGGGCTGTCTTTGGCTTTGGTAACATTCAACCCTTTCCCTTCTTCCATAACTGAACACATTCTTCTCGCATACTCCAATCCACCTGTAAATGTATGGAAAGTATCGTGGAGTACTTAAAATCCTAGAAGTCATAGTAGATGTGGTTGTGGGTGGATTGCGGAACTTGTAGCTGATGATAGCCAAGAGGTTGTGGTTTCCAAGGACGAGATGAAAACAGGCTTTCCGGAATTTGAGGTCACAACTTGAGGAGAAATTCATGAGATTTGTAAGACTGATGATTTATGGAATGGTGTTGTGTCATTGGCTTGAGTTTGGATTGAGATAGAAAGttctgtcgagatgtgtggtgccaccctgagacatgaacaaatgcctcaatggcgtcatgccgagacagataaactatatgtgatgtttagtcagcattgtccgcacagattgcttaaaaggcgcggaccttgtcattatttagaagaaattcagagtattttttcataccatttcaagtgttctacaatctctttcaagTTCCATTATGTTGATCGGTAGAACTGAAGATatgtgttggaaggtcacgtgaccacccactgtttgctcccagtacttagtctcagtcatagcatgtagatagtttctctctctcaacgcatcaagagatttccagttacatctacattcatcgtagatctctagtatctctaacaatATGATCTGAAAAGAATGTGATGGGAGTTGAATCTAAAGATGTTTCGTATGGCTGAAAGGAAATAAAAGAAAGGTGACAGAAGTTCTTTATGCAGGAATTGTGATTGTCAAAGACGCGATGCATTGGAAGACGACTTCGAAAACCACACTCGCTTGCTCCCTCCACACTTTTATTCACTGGATTTTCCGTCTCCGACGACTACTGTCTCACTGGTCTCTTCCTCTCTGGCTCTCTGTACAGTCGCAGAATACCTCGCTCCAGCAACGAGCCACCAAACAAGCTCAATTATCAAGAATCCACCTACAACAACACAGGTATAGTTCATGTTGGATGCTTCTTGATAATTAGTATATAGCTTATCCAAAATGCTAAGGGATAATGAGCACATACCAGTCACAGGCATCTGATACGGGaacgagaaaaagacaatGGCAAACACCAGCCAAGCCACAGAGATGATGTTCACAGTCATTCCTAGCGTCTGGCCCATGAAGAATGGACCACGGCGCATGGTTCGACGGAATAGGATAACATTTGTCAGGATGGGCACAAGGTAGGCGAGATTGTTGATAGTTCTATATAAATGTCAGTTTTAACCTCTTGCGCACTGCTTTGTAGTACGTGGAACACCCACACCGCAGAGCTCATCATTGAATTAAACGCCGTCGTCGAGCCCAAATAGATACAGCCAAGGAGGGCGGCAATCATGGTAACGCAGAGCTGCGCATTAAACGGCGAGCCCAGCTTAGGGTTGACACGGGCCCAAATGCTCGACAGCGGCAGGCCCTCATCGCGGGCAAAGGCCCAGAACACTCGCCCGGTACCTATCAAAGTCAGAAGGGAGTTTAACGGTGAAACAAGCACTACACACTCAATTGCGAACCGATGACACAGGGTCCAAGAGCAATCCACACCATGAACACCAGCCCAAATGCTCCACCTCGTGTAGAGGTTGCCTGCCAAAAGAGTTCGGCAAGAGGAAGTCCAGTGTGCGTGTCAGCCAAACTGCCATAGTTTTGAACTGAAAACATGAGGCTGAGCATATATGATAATCCAGTCACGAATGCAATAGATAGGGTTATAGCTATTGGCGCATACGGTTAGCCGGATTTTCGATACAAGCAACCCTGTCACCCAACTCACCTAGACCCAAAGGAGCATTCCTTCCGGGCTATAGACATTGATAAGTAAAATGGGAAAGCCTTTTGTTCCTTGTCTACCTCAACTTACATTCGGCATTTCTTCTGTGATGTGCTAAGGTTTGATTAGCTAATGTGTTCGCCTAGGCGGCTGGGCAATGTGTGCAACTCACCGAGATTCCATCGAGACCTCCAAGTGAGTAAAGAGGGTTGACCAATCCAGTGATAAAGCAGATGACATTGTTGTCCCAGCCGGTTTCGTTGATCCAGGTACGGAACACAAATTTGCTGTCATTATGAAGTGGTGCTTTGGCTGCCACAACAACCATGGTAATAAACCAGGCCAATTGCAGGTATACCACTGAGACTCATAAGTCATTGAAACACACAGGAAGAAAAGCGGACTTACATGAAAACTTGTTGATTGCTGGAATAAACCGATTCCCAAACATGACGATTCCCGCAGTCAGGATATTGAGAATCTGATATGCGACAAAAGTCATCCACGGTTGGACCACGAGGCCATCGTGGTAAAGAGCTATCAATGCCATGGAGGTTGTGGCATAAATCAAATTGGTCGATGCAGTCGTAAAAATCCCTAGGCTTCATCAGCTGCGTGCCAAGACTCGATGTTGGGGGCCAAGTCACATCCAAATACAGTGCTCCACCCAGTGGCAAAGCTGAGCAAGCTGTTGTACCGCTTGGGAGCAATGGCAGCAATCCAATGATACATTCCTCCTTCTGTGGGGTATGCCGACACAAATTCTGCCAGTGAAGCACCGACGAAAGATTGAAGGATGAAAACGAGGATGAAGCCATATATCACTAAAGCCTGGTCATCGGCTGCCTTccttgtgtttttttttagaatGAAAACTCACGGGCGCCAGGACCACCTGCATTAATCGAGGTTATTAAACCCAAGCCGAGGCCTATAATAATGTGAGACGAGGGCAGAGAAATTACAGGAATCCAACCAACCTGTCCAAGAAATTGTGCAATTTGCCGCGAGTCCGATCAAACTCCAAAGCGAGAAATGTCTATTCAActcctgtttatggcctgTGTCGCGGTCATTATACTATTTCCCAACTGCAAGGAACCGAGCACCTACCCATCTGTGCCAACCGCAGCTCGTCCTCATTCTGAACCTTGATCAACTCGGTCCTTTTCCCATCTTCAAGGCTCGCGACCGGTGCAGAGGTAGAAGTAATTACAGAGCCGCTCATAATGGGCACACAATCGAATGTAGCCCACGGTTTGAGGTGAGTATCAACGAAAAcacggaaaaaaaaagaaagggagcACGTGAATAACAAATTCTGTGCAATGCATCAATAAAGTACGATCATGTTACCTCTGTTTAATGGTCCTTTGGCTCTTATCGCAGCGCGGGAAACCCGACAGGAATGGCCGGGTTCACCGACCAGATAGCCGGGGTAAGGTGACGCATCAGCGTATAGAATTCTGCTAGGGCACACACAGTGCACCCGCCGGGAATCCCGAGCTTTGCCGGTACAAAATGCGGGGGTAGCGGGAAGCCGCTTTTGTGTTTGATTTATACACAGGCAGTTCCAACCCCATTATGCTTGGCCAGTTATAAGCTTGTgcttgtcacggtgcgaaccgtgatgcttagtaagaggaagatcacggcacgtgatctccgacctgtttatctgaacttcagttctagatcctgttgtagctcttcgagctacgtcttgtataatagcctgcccctgcctgtacctgtcaagtggaatctgatctgttatgacctgttcctaccagtcatctcctatcacaccgtcctgccagcccgcaccctgacaagaCGCGTCTTTTACGGGCGTAAGacttagacttccgcaaagctccaaaagcccgaaacccgacccttttgagggtcgagtcgggtcgggtttcgggcttttggagcttttggagcttttcgagctttgcggaagtctagtaAGACTAGATAGTATAGCGTTAGCTACCCAAAACTCGGATATGAAAGGGACAAAAAATACCTGATTATTTCAAGACCGACAATCGAGATATATTCGTAGGATAGTTATATAGGATATAGAGCGTAGTGTAACCTAAAATTCGGCTACCGGCTTAGATTGGCGGCACTTAGGGCAGATAATAATATCTATTAGAGCGACGTAATACCTATAGATACGTATTAAGGTCGATAGGATAAGGAGGTAAGAGACTAGAAGGGGAAATATAATAATAAAAATTACGTAGGTGTAGATAGTGGAAAAAAAGTCGTGTGGTGATAGGCCTTATCGTGATAGTAGAACCGTATTGCGATATGTAGGCCGGATTATGGATTTTACGGGCCGAATCAAGGTATCAAGTCCAACAAATATATAGAGTAAATCACGTGACTTCCGAATTTCTCGACCAATCAGAGGCCAGATCTCAAATCTGAAAGGCGGGGATTTAGACCTAGTAATTAAGAAATTGATTGTATTGTAGATTTGCTTCGCTTCGCTCAGCAAAATTATATTTAGCACCTCTCTAGTACCCTAAGCAAGCTTATTTATAGTATTAAAGTGGTTACATAGTTTCTTAGGGGCTCTTAAAAACCTAGTTTTAGGGGGCGAATTCTGTTTTCTCCCACTACCGGCGATAGCTGTCTTTTAATACCTTTAAAAAAATCAGATTTAAAGATAGAGCCGGGAGTTAGAAAGAATAtgaactaattttgagagcctATAGGCCCTTGGTTAGtgagatagaacaaaaattaaatctgggcaaaaagagttgttttttttcccgctGCCGCCCCCACCTGCCACTCCACCCGCCGCTGAGCCTCCCACGATGGAGGCTGAAGAATCGACTGTTGAGACTATCgaagacattcatgaatacgcaGGCAAAAACTTAGGTGACAACACAGACGATAACATCCATGAGACCATCCGTCAGGCCATTCGTGAGACCGTGCTTGAGGCAGCAGAGGGAACTTATAGGCTATCTGAGACGAATTACTAATGGGATGGTGGATTTCAGCGGGAACCACAAGGCTGATACTATTTAAGTCCTGAAATGTGATTGGTGAACTTGATCTATACCAAAGGATGGCCTGGTAACACTGGAGCCTACTTTGGTATGAACCTTGGAAAATGCCTCTGCCTAATGAGGTACCTGCTTACTGGATGTACAGAGGCAGGTACATCATTAAATGGCTCTCGCCGTTTTTGACTTCCCCGAATTTCTGACATCGTTTTAAATTTTTGTTGGTCTTTGCTTTTGatagattttttttggtttacACTGCTCTGCTACTCCCATCCTAAGTCTCCGAAGCTGAAAGACTCACTCTCATCATCATGACCACACCTACTGGATCACACGAACCCACAGCAGATAAGAAGCGAACACGCCGCATACGCAAAGGTAACCTTCCTGGCCCTGTCACTGTGAAACCAAAGAAGACCTTGTTTGTGGATGAGATCGGGGATTCTTTGGTTGATGGGCTCTACGAGACAGCCAAGCGTAACGGCGATGTTGATAATCTTGCTGCCTCTTCCATTTCTCTCTGGGATCATTTGCGCAGCAGCACAGGGCCTCCAGCAGCCTCATCCTGTTCGAGCTCAGCAAGCTTTAATACATTGTCTGATTCTAGCCCGGCAACGAGTGTGAACAGTCATGAACCCCTCCCAATCAATTCCTTACAAGTACCAACAACGGTCAAAGTGCTGAACCCAACCACTGATTCACTTCATGCAAAAGCCAAAGGCCAAGATCTAGATGCGGTATTCGGACTCGAAGATTTCAAGACCGTGGCAGCCATCCAACAAATAGCTGCACAGTATGGCCAAGTGGCACACATGGGAATCCTCGATCACAGCTACCGATTCTTCGTGAACAAATCAAGAACGGCAGCAATTTCATTTAAGGTCCAGAACGGTGTGGCAGTCATCGGTGGAGATCCATTATGTCACAAAGACGAAATCCCCGAGCTCTTGTCGGAGTTTGCAGCCTATCGGCAACGACATCATTTGAGCATAGCATTCATGGGCGCCAGCGAGTCCTTCCTTAAAGACTACGCCAAACCGAACGGTTGGACAACAATCCGCTTCGCCACAGAGCGCGTACTGAATCCTCAGACAAACGAAGTCATCCTAGAGAACAGCGGGAAACGCATCCTGACCAAAAGCCGTCAACTCACGAACAAAACTAAAGGTGGCATCACCATGGGCGTGTACGCCCCCGCCGTGCATGGGATAAACCAAGATCTACAAAGTAACCTCATCGCCGTCTACGATGCCTGGCGGGCTGAGCGCAATGCCTCCGCCAGCCCACAAGCCTTTATAACCGTCTACGACCCCTTTGCCGTCCCCGCCCTGATGACCTTCATCTACACCCGCACCCCAGACAGAACAATCAACGGTTTTGCTGCTCTTCGACGCCTCGGCGCCGGCGGCTACCATGTTGACCCGTACATCGCAGCCCCAGGCAGCGTAAGCGGCATCAGTGACCTTCTGCTCGTCATGGCGATGGCTCTCCTCCGACGCGCCGGCGTCTCTTACCTCGGCCTCGGCGTCGAGCCACTCCAATCACTCAACCGCGAGGATGTTAGCGGCATGCCGTGGCCCTGTAAGAGTTTTACACGCGGTCTGTACGGCCATGCATTCCAGCGTCTGCCCATCGGCGGCAAGAAGGCATACCATGATAAATTCCGCCCTGATGCAACTCAGGACGCGGGTCTTTATCTTGTTTTCCCATCCGGCATACCCAGTCCCCGACACATGCTCGCTATGACTCATATGGCTAACATCAGTTTGCGGAAGATATTCCGGGCGGATGTCGAGTCTTTTGTGTTGACTCGCAAGTTGAAAGCAGGTGGTGAGGTTGTTGTGTCGCTCGGTAAGAAGGAAGGTTCGGCCGAACAAAGCAAAAAGGGTGACAGGTTTGAGGAGGAAGTTCTTGTATTCTATTCGCCTTGTGTGCGTTAAACATCTTCTCGTTCTTTGTTTGCTATGTCAGCGATCCTGGGCACTCCATCATCCTCAAGGCGTCCTGTTCTAATTGCTTGGCCTGGTGTTCTTGCTGGGATATTTACACTTCGGTTCtcgtcaaaaaaaaaaaaattccttGTCCGATTATATCTTTGTACCtttctacttttttttattttttagACCGATTCATTCTCATTCTACTAGGGGGTTTCTTGGTGGGGTAGTTGTGATTATGTAGGTcgttttattttattttttttgtATAGCCAAGTGTCACTTGGGAAATTGGAATCCTCAAAAGAGATATATCCAGTACTGAATAAAGTGAACACTTCATACTCAAGCATGTGGTCATTACCAGTATAAGCTCGAAGTTGGAATCATAATGTACAATACAATGCACAAGGCGATTCCTAACGCCCATCCACGTATCTTATCCCGCAGCACCAATTAAAGGCGAGATGGTTCAATTAACAGATCCGACCGAAGAGGAAGTCTTTGACGATAGGGGAACCCGAGAATTCCGGGTTTAGAAGAACACAGCTAGAATGGTGTGAGAAACAGGTCTATACAATGAATTCATGGTAATCTCGGAGGTGCCAGGGGATACTGACTTGAAAAAATATTCCAACCCCACACGCCTTGATTCCAGGAATTTGGGTCGGAATTTATCTGTCGTGATAATGGCTATTAGCTGATCGGGTTGCAATATTCAAAGGGAACATGAGAGACATAAACCTACAGATAACGCTCTTCGGTGGCAATGCAGGCAATGCATTCCTCGCATGCGGGAAAGAATCGACCAGCCGCTGCCGCAGGTCATCGAACTCAGAGTATCTATTAGCAAATCCTAATGTCAGTCGATGATCCTTTAAACCCGGGACGGAAACGGAAATCAGGGGGATCAGCAACATACCTCATCCGAAGAACGATCGGACTACCCTACACCGGAAAAGCATCCAAATCAGACGGCCATTTCAAAGCACATCGCCTCATCCACAGGATTCCAAACTTACATCAAGCGTCTGGACCGTACAATTCCACACCACATACGACCCAACACCAGTCATACCATGCACAACAACATGATCATCAATAGTGACGCTACTCGCCCAGAGCCCTCGACTCGTCTCAGAGTTCGGGTCAGCAGTATGGTCTTCGAGGGTTATGTGCGCAGCGCCATGCAACGATGACTGCGAGACATGCGAGGCATTGCGCTCGTGTTGGCGCCAGTAGGGAGGCACTACGGCGGAGACGGGGAGGGATGTTGTGGAGAATGAGGATGCAGAGCTTCGGGCTGGGCCACTTTGGCCGTGAGCGTTTGTCGCGACGGAATTGGCATGGGTGGTATCGGTATCGGTCTCAGGTTGGAGTGCGGGGAAGGGCTCGGTGTCTGGGTGTGGGGAGGAGGGGTGTGGCTTAAATGCCGGTCCGGCCTCCTCGGGTGCTGGCTCCATCCATTAGATGCTGTGAGGAATAAGGGTGTTGATGATCTGGGTGGGATTGATGTTAGCTTTGCTGTTGAGGttttttttgcgtttggAGGTGGATGTGGCTCGGTTCGGAGAGGTATTCCCCTCCATTATGCGGGGAGTCTATAGTGCTAGGTAAAAATCAGGCTAATTTAAACGGGGTTACAAGGATAGGTCGGGCTTCGGCGGAGTGGTACAAGTAAACCGAGGTAAGACAGACTGACCTTGGGAACTGTATTTGGAGTGTGAGAATGTGAAGCGTGAAAATAAAAATGATGGACTGGAGAAATTCAATTGGAGATTTGAGACATTGGCGGTCACGGACTTGGGCTGGTTCGGGGTTAGTGGCTTAGCTAAGGCTACCttacctacaacatacatagagatggaggtgtcggggaaATGCTCCTTTCTGATGAATATCTTTGAATGTATTTCCTCTATCAGATCTCAGATATAACAAGGATTTCAAACGTGTCTGCTTTTGAACTTGAACTTGACACTCTCAACATTCAATCAGACTACTCGAAGCCAAGCTGCACACTAATCCCAAAATGGTAAGCGTTGCTTGAACACCGTCCTCTAATCTTTAATTCTCTTAACTTAGGCTGAAACATGCCACTTTCCTACCTTGACAAAAATACTCTGATGTCTTTGGAGTGGGGACCGGTGACAACAGTTGTGACACACAGTGAGCTGTCCACTTGGGCAAGACAAATGTCGGTACAATCCGAGATCATCGAGATATCTCCGGATCGACACATCTCAAAGGCCAGCCCCTATATCGGACCCTTGGTTCAATAAACTCCTACCTCAACGGAACGGACCTCATTATTGAACTCACTTGGTAGGGAATGCGTTAAGCTTACtcagaaaaaaacaaacaaatcATTCGCTGCGGTAGAACCGGGAGGGTGGCACTAGTGCG
Protein-coding sequences here:
- a CDS encoding Acyl-CoA N-acyltransferase yields the protein MITNRPATLADIPQVRDINHWYIVNSCSTFATTPPPISHYEDILRDLMRRNLPFYVVVSDTRKTPDGADLILGYAYLSPFRGHLLSYAPSVEVSIFMRYDQQQYGYGTIILRRLLRLVQEGEVEHHCEERVGDIPRIGFGSSVGVMKTSLVQNIIAIIPYDTEAPTDGERLRKWYMKWGFVEKGQLENVGRKMGHWIDTVYLQWTMPEPTDSV
- a CDS encoding Amino acid/polyamine transporter I translates to MSGSVITSTSAPVASLEDGKRTELIKVQNEDELRLAQMGHKQELNRHFSLWSLIGLAANCTISWTGLGLGLITSINAGGPGALIYGFILVFILQSFVGASLAEFVSAYPTEGGMYHWIAAIAPKRYNSLLSFATGWSTVFGWIFTTASTNLIYATTSMALIALYHDGLVVQPWMTFVAYQILNILTAGIVMFGNRFIPAINKFSLVYLQLAWFITMVVVAAKAPLHNDSKFVFRTWINETGWDNNVICFITGLVNPLYSLGGLDGISHITEEMPNPGRNAPLGLAITLSIAFVTGLSYMLSLMFSVQNYGSLADTHTGLPLAELFWQATSTRGGAFGLVFMVWIALGPCVIGSQLSTGRVFWAFARDEGLPLSSIWARVNPKLGSPFNAQLCVTMIAALLGCIYLGSTTAFNSMMSSAVTINNLAYLVPILTNVILFRRTMRRGPFFMGQTLGMTVNIISVAWLVFAIVFFSFPYQMPVTASNMNYTCVVVGGFLIIELVWWLVAGARYSATVQRAREEETSETVVVGDGKSSE
- a CDS encoding lysylphosphatidylglycerol biosynthesis bifunctional protein LysX, whose product is MTTPTGSHEPTADKKRTRRIRKGNLPGPVTVKPKKTLFVDEIGDSLVDGLYETAKRNGDVDNLAASSISLWDHLRSSTGPPAASSCSSSASFNTLSDSSPATSVNSHEPLPINSLQVPTTVKVLNPTTDSLHAKAKGQDLDAVFGLEDFKTVAAIQQIAAQYGQVAHMGILDHSYRFFVNKSRTAAISFKVQNGVAVIGGDPLCHKDEIPELLSEFAAYRQRHHLSIAFMGASESFLKDYAKPNGWTTIRFATERVLNPQTNEVILENSGKRILTKSRQLTNKTKGGITMGVYAPAVHGINQDLQSNLIAVYDAWRAERNASASPQAFITVYDPFAVPALMTFIYTRTPDRTINGFAALRRLGAGGYHVDPYIAAPGSVSGISDLLLVMAMALLRRAGVSYLGLGVEPLQSLNREDVSGMPWPCKSFTRGLYGHAFQRLPIGGKKAYHDKFRPDATQDAGLYLVFPSGIPSPRHMLAMTHMANISLRKIFRADVESFVLTRKLKAGGEVVVSLGKKEGSAEQSKKGDRFEEEVLVFYSPCVR
- a CDS encoding Phox-like; this translates as MEPAPEEAGPAFKPHPSSPHPDTEPFPALQPETDTDTTHANSVATNAHGQSGPARSSASSFSTTSLPVSAVVPPYWRQHERNASHVSQSSLHGAAHITLEDHTADPNSETSRGLWASSVTIDDHVVVHGMTGVGSYVVWNCTVQTLDGSPIVLRMRYSEFDDLRQRLVDSFPHARNALPALPPKSVIYKFRPKFLESRRVGLEYFFNCVLLNPEFSGSPIVKDFLFGRIC